One region of Carya illinoinensis cultivar Pawnee chromosome 8, C.illinoinensisPawnee_v1, whole genome shotgun sequence genomic DNA includes:
- the LOC122318055 gene encoding 7-deoxyloganetin glucosyltransferase-like, whose product MEKPHAVCIPYPAQGHINPMLKLAKFLHYRGFHITFVNTEFNHKRLLKSRGPNSLDGLPSFRFTTIPDGLPKSDAEATQDIPSLCESTKKHCLAPFRNLLRKLNDTSSSNVPPVSCIVSDGAMSFTLDAAAELGVPEVLFWTTSACGFMGYAQYRRLVEEGLTPLKDASYLTNGYLDMVIDWIPGMKGIRFRDLPSFIRTTDPDEYMLSFPMVEAERARKASALIFNTFEPLEQEVLDALSSMFPPIYTVGPLQLLENQIPGGEYKSIGSNLWKEEYSCLEWLDKKEPNSVVYVNFGSITVMTSKQLIDFAWGLANSNQTFLWIIRPDLVEGDLSILPPEFLVQTKERSLLASWCPQEQVLSHPSVGGFLTHSGWNSTIESLSSGVPMLCWPFFAEQQTNCRFSCNEWGVGMEIEGDASREKIESLVRALMLGEKGRELRKKAEEWKRLAEEAVTSKSNGSSYANLDKMINQVLIRSARE is encoded by the exons ATGGAGAAGCCCCATGCAGTCTGCATCCCCTACCCAGCTCAAGGCCACATAAACCCAATGCTAAAGTTGGCCAAATTCCTGCACTACAGAGGCTTTCACATCACTTTCGTCAACACAGAGTTCAACCACAAACGTCTCCTGAAATCCCGAGGTCCCAACTCTCTCGACGGCCTTCCCTCCTTCCGATTCACAACAATCCCCGACGGCCTTCCTAAGTCCGATGCCGAAGCCACCCAGGACATTCCGTCCCTGTGCGAATCCACGAAAAAACATTGCTTAGCTCCCTTCAGAAACCTTCTTCGGAAACTGAACGACACCTCTTCGTCAAACGTTCCCCCGGTCTCTTGCATAGTTTCCGACGGTGCCATGAGTTTCACTCTTGACGCAGCAGCAGAACTGGGCGTCCCTGAGGTTCTTTTCTGGACGACCAGTGCCTGTGGTTTCATGGGCTACGCTCAATATCGCCGTCTCGTGGAGGAAGGTCTAACACCACTCAAAG ATGCGAGTTATTTAACTAATGGGTATTTGGATATGGTCATAGATTGGATTCCTGGTATGAAAGGTATCCGTTTCAGAGATCTTCCAAGCTTCATTAGAACCACAGATCCTGATGAATATATGTTAAGTTTTCCAATGGTCGAAGCCGAGAGAGCTCGAAAGGCTTCTGCTCTTATCTTTAATACGTTTGAGCCATTAGAGCAAGAAGTTTTGGACGCACTTTCATCCATGTTTCCCCCCATTTACACCGTCGGTCCCCTGCAACTTCTCGAAAACCAGATCCCGGGTGGTGAATATAAATCAATTGGATCAAACCTATGGAAAGAAGAATATTCGTGTCTGGAATGGCTGGACAAAAAAGAACCCAACTCCGTTGTTTACGTGAATTTTGGAAGCATAACGGTCATGACAAGTAAGCAATTAATTGATTTTGCTTGGGGACTTGCAAATAGTAATCAAACATTCCTGTGGATTATAAGGCCAGATCTCGTGGAGGGTGATTTGTCCATTCTTCCCCCTGAGTTCTTGGTACAGACCAAAGAAAGGAGTCTTTTAGCAAGTTGGTGTCCTCAAGAACAAGTTCTCAGCCATCCGTCCGTTGGAGGATTTCTGACGCACAGCGGATGGAATTCCACGATCGAAAGCTTGAGCAGCGGAGTGCCAATGCTCTGTTGGCCATTCTTTGCTGAGCAACAAACCAATTGTAGGTTCTCTTGCAACGAATGGGGCGTGGGCATGGAGATTGAGGGAGATGCAAgcagagagaaaatagagagccTCGTGAGAGCGCTGATGCTGGGAGAAAAGGGGAGAGAGTTGAGGAAGAAAGCCGAAGAATGGAAGAGGTTGGCGGAGGAAGCCGTCACAAGCAAATCGAATGGCTCATCTTACGCGAATTTAGACAAAATGATTAATCAAGTGCTAATTCGTTCTGCAAGAGAATAG